A portion of the Pomacea canaliculata isolate SZHN2017 linkage group LG13, ASM307304v1, whole genome shotgun sequence genome contains these proteins:
- the LOC112553834 gene encoding uncharacterized protein LOC112553834 codes for MGGSFYGHTGSGANYLCLPPNPVPTDVSKPAYFSSVYGTEYEVTNRPENDQDALCAVCFVTDRTANIMIPGTNKCPSGWSSEYTGLLMSGYDGHAGSTEFICVDSKLEGRNNSSADQNGRLLYLTVGICGSLPCPPYVNSNILQCVVCSK; via the coding sequence ATGGGCGGAAGTTTTTACGGCCATACCGGATCTGGAGCCAACTACCTGTGTCTACCACCCAATCCCGTACCCACTGACGTATCAAAACCTGCCTACTTCTCCTCCGTGTACGGCACGGAATACGAAGTGACGAACCGGCCAGAGAACGACCAGGATGCTCTGTGTGCCGTGTGCTTCGTCACAGACCGTACAGCCAACATCATGATACCCGGCACCAACAAGTGTCCGTCTGGGTGGAGCTCCGAGTACACGGGTTTACTAATGAGCGGGTACGACGGACACGCCGGGTCAACGGAGTTCATCTGCGTGGACAGCAAACTGGAAGGCCGCAACAACTCAAGCGCTGACCAGAACGGCAGGCTGCTGTACCTGACGGTTGGCATCTGTGGCAGTCTACCCTGTCCTCCTTACGTCAACAGCAACATCCTGCAATGCGTTGTTTGCTCCAAGTGA
- the LOC112553826 gene encoding short-chain collagen C4-like: MTLVLSILVCASLLPALTAAGTVYTRWGSKGCASAGATVYSGYMGGSFYAHPGSGANYLCLPPNPVPTNISRPAYVSSVYGTEYEVTNRPENDQDALCAVCFVTDRIANIMIPGTNKCPSGWSSEYTGLLMSGYDGHGGSTEFICVDSKLEGRIASNANENGRLLYVVASICGSLPCPPYQNNNILQCVVCTK, from the exons ATGACACTTGTCCTCAGCATCCTTGTGTGCGCCTCGCTTCTTCCAGCTTTGACTGCGGCAG GTACCGTTTACACACGTTGGGGAAGCAAGGGGTGTGCTTCTGCAGGAGCTACGGTGTATTCAG GTTATATGGGCGGAAGTTTTTACGCCCATCCCGGATCTGGAGCCAACTACCTGTGTCTACCACCCAATCCCGTACCCACTAACATATCAAGACCTGCCTACGTCTCCTCCGTGTACGGCACGGAATATGAAGTGACAAACAGGCCAGAGAACGACCAGGATGCGCTGTGTGCCGTGTGCTTCGTCACAGACCGTATAGCCAACATCATGATACCCGGCACAAACAAGTGTCCGTCTGGGTGGAGCTCCGAGTACACGGGTTTACTAATGAGCGGGTACGACGGACACGGCGGGTCAACGGAGTTCATCTGTGTGGACAGCAAACTGGAAGGCCGCATCGCCTCCAATGCTAACGAGAACGGCAGGCTGCTGTACGTGGTGGCCAGCATCTGTGGCAGTCTACCCTGTCCTCCttaccagaacaacaacatccTGCAATGCGTTGTTTGCACCAAGTGA
- the LOC112554408 gene encoding uncharacterized protein LOC112554408, whose amino-acid sequence MTLVLSILVCASLLPALTAAGTLYTRWGSKGCASAGATVYSGYMGGSFYAHPGSGANYLCLPPNPVPTNISRPAYVSSVYGTEYEVTNRPENDQDALCAVCFVTDRIANSIMYRHKQVSVWVELRVHGFTL is encoded by the exons ATGACACTTGTCCTCAGCATCCTTGTGTGCGCCTCGCTTCTTCCAGCTTTGACTGCGGCAG GTACCCTTTACACACGTTGGGGAAGCAAGGGGTGTGCTTCTGCAGGAGCTACGGTGTATTCAG GTTATATGGGCGGAAGTTTTTACGCCCATCCCGGATCTGGAGCCAACTACCTGTGTCTACCACCCAATCCCGTACCCACTAACATATCAAGACCTGCCTACGTCTCCTCCGTGTACGGCACCGAATACGAAGTGACGAACCGGCCAGAGAACGACCAGGATGCTCTGTGTGCCGTGTGCTTCGTCACAGACCGTATAGCCAACAGCATCATGTACCGGCACAAACAAGTGTCCGTCTGGGTGGAGCTCCGAGTACACGGGTTTACTCTATGA